Proteins encoded in a region of the Photobacterium profundum SS9 genome:
- a CDS encoding IS4-like element ISPpr4 family transposase — MTMTLFEQHQLPCILESRLSKRYQPLIMEHMTVNSSNAPGVKSLRHHTQSWASTQATWRFYHNEDVTFPMLSGPMLGLARSGVKESQSRYVLMAHDWCHINFAKHHSKLDKTKMSHALDVGYELQASLLVDANTGAPIAPAGLNLLTSNGIYQCRSQELQPKQSHLDSLFDSIHWQEQLHLDKPLVHVVDREADSAKDLRRLGSVHWLTRTKKGSTFRHEGQFKTAEIISRTISPDLKGVISLRGKEGYLFVGETTVELHRKSEKLASAAPTCRFVMSLVTDDEGKELARWYLLSNVLDVDATEIATWYCHRWNIESWFKLLKSDGHQLEKWQQTTAESILKRLITASVATTLIFKLYSDSSDEANEFKGFLVKLSGRLTKRTKPVTQPSLLAGLWVFLQMCEVLDTYTMDEINAMRQIASSFFAQSV; from the coding sequence TTAATTCTAGCAATGCACCAGGTGTAAAATCTCTTCGCCACCACACACAATCATGGGCATCGACACAAGCAACATGGCGTTTTTATCATAATGAGGATGTGACTTTTCCTATGCTAAGTGGCCCGATGCTGGGACTTGCTCGTTCTGGTGTGAAAGAAAGTCAAAGTCGATATGTATTAATGGCTCATGATTGGTGCCATATCAATTTCGCTAAACATCATAGTAAGTTAGATAAAACTAAGATGTCACACGCTCTCGATGTTGGCTACGAACTGCAAGCGTCTTTATTGGTAGACGCAAATACTGGCGCACCCATTGCTCCAGCAGGTCTTAACTTACTGACAAGCAACGGTATTTATCAATGCCGAAGCCAAGAGTTACAACCCAAGCAAAGTCACCTAGATTCACTCTTTGACAGCATTCATTGGCAAGAACAATTACATTTAGACAAGCCCCTGGTGCATGTTGTTGATAGAGAAGCAGATTCAGCGAAAGACTTAAGACGTTTAGGCTCAGTTCACTGGCTAACTCGAACTAAAAAAGGCTCAACGTTCCGTCACGAAGGTCAGTTTAAAACGGCTGAAATCATCAGTCGAACAATCTCCCCAGACTTGAAAGGTGTTATTTCTCTTCGAGGTAAAGAGGGCTATTTGTTTGTTGGTGAAACGACTGTTGAGTTACACCGGAAATCAGAAAAGCTAGCGTCAGCGGCGCCCACCTGTCGCTTTGTTATGAGCCTGGTCACGGATGATGAAGGTAAAGAGCTAGCAAGATGGTATCTGCTGTCTAACGTGTTGGATGTTGATGCAACAGAGATTGCAACGTGGTATTGCCATCGCTGGAATATTGAATCTTGGTTTAAGTTATTGAAGTCAGATGGTCATCAGTTAGAAAAATGGCAGCAAACTACTGCGGAGTCAATATTAAAGCGTCTGATCACAGCCAGTGTTGCAACGACGTTGATATTTAAGCTTTATTCGGACAGCTCGGATGAAGCTAATGAATTTAAAGGTTTTTTGGTTAAGCTGAGTGGTCGTTTAACTAAGCGAACAAAGCCTGTCACTCAGCCATCACTGCTTGCGGGACTATGGGTTTTCCTACAAATGTGTGAAGTACTAGATACCTACACCATGGATGAGATAAACGCGATGAGGCAAATAGCCAGTTCGTTTTTTGCTCAATCAGTGTAG